A genomic region of Brienomyrus brachyistius isolate T26 chromosome 6, BBRACH_0.4, whole genome shotgun sequence contains the following coding sequences:
- the usp19 gene encoding ubiquitin carboxyl-terminal hydrolase 19 isoform X3, giving the protein MASSSEVSGRRRAPRGTEDSASKKKQKDKANQESKEAKRTASDEAKKDMFFDWKQNANEVIVKLRSGDGITKVEDVSADFSDTACQVNFPDGRQWSCHLHAEIESSCSKVQYKEKGSYLQLVMQKKIPFNSWPSLMRNKKDNEPMKIKSGNSKDQELRKPMPVEEVAQLDKGPGQPSAVPEPKRGKLDRNLKRAKNKPSEKTEPGMKGAGLTASLGKVEVPIEPSAKRTSRATRTSKDTGLGLPREAATKTLAGTSPDILPNPGTSKGHDRQPSKPSGGQRGPSPQVVALEDRKPGSKTQVVVVEEPGRQVPLTQASPRVPDHKETEANLPPSVENGHQKEPSQGMLKPSTHGERPPDPVPTEVEMTSSSDGLEEGKPVAAQPEVTTYMEDKDSCRTDMEEKTDVSKEESLDREQNFAPEPMVNLTFVKSDSYEKGNDLMVVNVYLKAICRETAKVLFREQDFTLIFQTSDPNFLRLHSDCGPNTVFKWQVKLRNLIDPDQSTYAFTPLRIDITLKKRHSQRWGGLEAPAPQGAVGGAKVAVPSAPASLDKSQPGGSQHPLPAKEEPRAVENDKPVRTEDGGLDAVTTRTVVEHVPIKQEPLVATPKPMCMVPPMTHAPPMNSERAEEEEEKKVCLPGFTGLVNLGNTCFMNSVIQSLSNTRELRDYFHDRAFEAEINCSNPLGTGGRLAIGFAVLLRALWKGTHHAFQPSKLKAIVASKASQFTGYAQHDAQEFMAFLLDGLHEDLNRIQNKPYTETVDSDGRQDEVVAEEAWQRHKLRNDSFIVDLFQGQYKSKLVCPICSKVSITFDPFLYLPVPLPQKQKILTVFYFAKEPHKTPIKFLVSVSKENSSTAEVLESISRSVRVKQENLRLAEVCKNRFSRIFHPSFSLDTVSPSDMLLCFEVLSKELVKERVLILRVQQRPQVPSLPISKCAACQKPPQGEDEKLRRCTRCYRVGYCNQICQKNHWPVHKTLCRPNVENVGLPFLVSIPESRLTYSRLSQLLQGYSRYSVDVFQPPYQSGRVSPEAGQYCVDLPSVASEVSDGVAQEADTGSSSTRDSEELESPGLTSSTAAEAQQAAGNLHSSSTFYSHTVDSGFSESLLDSHGSLAEKETSCEKALKPEAVVTGYQQPSPESTSGPTSQFYISLLDASNKEHKLEDRGDGVLDLLEDSTLELVWKNNERLKEYVLVKSKELEYVEDAGSASETARAGHFTLEQCLNLFTRPEVLAPEEAWYCPKCQQHREASKQLMLWRLPNVLIIQLKRFSFRSFIWRDKINDMVDFPVRNLDLSKFCIGQKDDRQHPPIYDLYAVINHYGGMIGGHYTAYARLPSDKNSQRSDVGWRLFDDSTVTTVEESQVVTRYAYVLFYRRRNSPVERPARLASPRGAELPIAAGAAASQASDQARYGTDLDSEGPPQLTPEVTTELFAHSGDCAAPSYSNMEEVD; this is encoded by the exons ATGGCCAGTAGTTCCGAGGTGTCGGGCCGACGGAGAGCCCCGCGCGGGACTGAGGACAGTGCCagcaagaagaagcagaagGACAAGGCTAACCAGGAGAGCAAGGAGGCCAAGCGCACTGCCAGTGATGAGGCAAAGAAAG ACATGTTCTTTGACTGGAAGCAGAATGCCAACGAGGTGATTGTGAAGCTGCGCTCGGGTGACGGGATCACAAAGGTGGAGGATGTCAGCGCAGACTTCTCAGACACCGCCTGTCAGGTTAATTTCCCAG ATGGGCGTCAGTGGAGCTGCCACCTGCATGCAGAGATCGAGAGTTCCTGCAGCAAGGTACAGTACAAGGAGAAGGGCAGTTACCTGCAGCTGGTCATGCAGAAGAAGATCCCCTTTAACTCTTGGCCTTCACTCATG CGAAACAAAAAGGACAACGAGCCCATGAAAATCAAGTCGGGCAACAGTAAAGACCAGGAGTTGAGGAAGCCCATGCCAGTGGAGGAGGTCGCCCAGTTGGACAAAGGCCCTGGGCAGCCATCTGCGGTACCCGAGCCCAAAAGAGGCAAGTTGGACCGCAACCTGAAGCGCGCCAAGAACAAGCCATCTGAGAAGACCGAACCTGGGATGAAGGGCGCTGGGTTGACCGCCTCCCTGGGCAAGGTGGAAGTCCCCATTGAACCCAGTGCcaagcggacaagccgggccaCCAGAACCTCCAAAGACACTGGGCTTGGTCTCCCTAGAGAGGCTGCGACAAAGACCTTGGCCGGTACCAGTCCCGACATCCTGCCAAACCCAGGCACTTCTAAGGGCCATGACCGGCAGCCAAGTAAGCCAAGCGGAGGCCAGAGAGGTCCATCTCCACAGGTGGTAGCACTGGAGGACCGAAAGCCAGGCAGCAAAACTCAG GTGGTGGTTGTGGAGGAGCCAGGCAGACAGGTTCCCCTGACACAGGCTAGCCCCAGGGTCCCAGATCATAAAGAAACGGAAGCGAACCTTCCACCCTCTGTGGAGAACGGCCACCAGAAGGAGCCCTCTCAAGGGATGCTGAAGCCAAGCACACATGGGGAGCGGCCCCCAGACCCTGTACCTACAGAGGTGGAGATGACTTCATCATCCGACGGTCTTGAGGAGGGGAAGCCCGTGGCAGCACAGCCTGAGGTGACCACCTACATGGAGGACAAGGATTCCTGCCGGACAGACATGGAGGAGAAGACGGACGTATCCAAAGAAGAATCCCTGGACAGGGAGCAAAATTTTG CTCCAGAACCCATGGTGAACTTGACATTCGTGAAGAGTGATTCCTACGAGAAGGGGAACGACCTCATGGTAGTGAATGTGTACTTGAAGGCCATTTGCAGAGAGACGGCCAAGGTGCTATTCCGAGAGCAGGACTTCACGCTCATCTTCCAGACCAG tgATCCAAACTTTTTGCGCCTTCACTCGGACTGTGGACCAAACACTGTCTTTAAGTGGCAGGTGAAACTCAGGAACCTCATCGACCCTGACCAGTCTACCTATGCCTTCACGCCGTTGCGCATCGACATCACGCTAAAGAAGAGGCACAGTCAGCGCTGGGGGGGCCTAGAGGCCCCAGCCCCACAAG GTGCAGTGGGTGGCGCCAAGGTCGCTGTGCCCTCTGCGCCCGCTTCTCTCGATAAGAGCCAGCCTGGGGGCAGCCAGCACCCCCTCCCCGCCAAGGAAGAGCCCCGGGCCGTGGAGAATGACAAGCCCGTCCGTACCGAAGATGGGGGACTGGACGCCGTGACCACTCGCACGGTCGTCGAGCATGTCCCCATCAAGCAGGAGCCCCTAGTGGCCACG CCAAAACCGATGTGCATGGTGCCGCCCATGACGCACGCGCCGCCCATGAACAGCGAGCgcgcggaggaggaggaggagaagaaggtGTGCCTGCCGGGATTCACAGGGCTGGTTAACCTCGGCAACACGTGCTTCATGAACAGCGTCATCCAGTCGCTGTCCAACACACGGGAGCTGCGGGACTACTTCCACG ATCGCGCCTTCGAAGCCGAGATCAACTGCAGTAACCCGCTGGGTACAGGTGGCCGTCTGGCCATCGGCTTCGCCGTGCTCCTGCGAGCCCTCTGGAAGGGCACCCATCATGCCTTCCAGCCTTCCAAGCTCAAG GCCATCGTGGCCAGCAAGGCCAGTCAGTTCACTGGGTACGCCCAGCATGACGCTCAGGAGTTCATGGCGTTCCTGCTGGACGGGCTTCATGAGGACCTGAACCGCATCCAGAACAAGCCTTACACCGAGACCGTGGACTCAGACGGGCGGCAGGACGAG GTTGTGGCTGAGGAGGCCTGGCAGAGGCACAAGCTGAGGAATGACTCCTTCATTGTGGACCTTTTCCAAGGCCAGTACAAGTCCAAGCTGGTCTGTCCCATCTGCTCCAAG GTGTCCATAACATTTGACCCCTTCCTGTACCTGCCAGTCCCTCTACCTCAAAAGCAGAAAATCCTGACAGTCTTTTACTTTGCCAAGGAACCTCACAAGACACCCATCAAG TTCTTGGTAAGTGTCAGCAAAGAGAATTCCAGCACAGCGGAGGTGTTGGAGTCCATATCCAGAAGCGTTCGGGTCAAGCAGGAGAATCTGCGCTTGGCAGAG GTCTGCAAGAATCGTTTCAGTCGGATCTTCCACCCGTCCTTCTCCCTGGATACGGTCTCTCCCTCGGACATGCTCCTGTGCTTTGAGGTGCTTTCGAAAGAGCTGGTCAAGGAGCGGGTCCTTATCCTGCGGGTACAGCAG AGACCGCAGGTCCCTAGCCTCCCCATCAGCAAGTGTGCCGCCTGCCAGAAGCCCCCACAGGGCGAGGATGAGAAGCTGCGACGTTGCACGCGATGCTACCGCGTGGGCTACTGCAACCA AATATGTCAGAAGAATCACTGGCCTGTGCATAAGACCCTCTGTCGCCCAAATGTGGAGAACGTGGGCCTCCCCTTCCTAGTCAGCATCCCTGAGTCCCGGCTGACCTACTCTCGTCTCAGCCAGCTCCTGCAGGGCTACTCCAG GTACTCCGTAGATGTGTTCCAGCCTCCATACCAGTCTGGCCGAGTGTCCCCAGAGGCTGGCCAGTACTGCGTGGATCTGCCCTCTGTGGCATCAGAGGTCTCGGATGGTGTGGCTCAGGAGGCGGACACTGGGTCTAGCAGCACCAGGGACTCGGAGGAGCTGGAGAGCCCTGGCCTGACTTCTAGCACAGCCGCTGAGGCACAGCAGGCTGCAGGAAATCTGCACTCTTCCTCCACCTTTTATTCTCATACTGTGGACTCGGGTTTCTCAGAGAGCCTGCTGGACTCCCACGGTTCCCTGGCAGAGAAGGAGACGTCATGCGAGAAGGCTCTTAAACCAGAAG CTGTGGTGACAGGATACCAGCAGCCCAGCCCTGAGTCGACAtctggtcccacctcccagtTCTACATCTCCCTTCTGGACGCCTCCAACAAGGAGCACAAGCTGGAGGACAGGG GTGATGGGGTCCTAGATCTTTTAGAGGACTCCACCCTGGAGCTGGTTTGGAAGAACAACGAGCGGCTGAAGGAATACGTGCTGGTGAAGTCTAAGGAGCTGGAGTACGTGGAGGACGCTGGGTCCGCTAGCGAGACTGCGCGGGCAGGCCATTTCACCCTGGAGCAGTGCCTGAACCTCTTCACCAGACCGGAGGTGCTCGCCCCGGAGGAGGCATG GTACTGTCCCAAGTGTCAGCAGCACAGGGAGGCCTCCAAGCAGCTGATGCTGTGGCGCCTACCCAATGTGCTCATCATCCAGCTCAAGCGCTTCTCCTTCCGCAGCTTCATCTGGAGGGACAAAATCAATGACATGGTGGATTTCCCCGTCAG GAACTTGGACCTCAGCAAATTCTGCATCGGGCAGAAGGATGACAGGCAACACCCACCCATCTATGACCTGTATGCTGTCATCAATCATTACGGGGGCATGATTGGGGGGCATTATACCGCCTACGCCCGGCTACCCAGCGACAAGAACAGCCAGCGCAGTGACGTGG GTTGGCGGCTCTTCGATGACAGCACTGTGACCAcggtggaggagagccaggtGGTGACACGCTACGCTTATGTGCTCTTCTACCGCCGGCGCAACTCTCCTGTGGAGCGGCCCGCGCGCCTGGCCAGCCCCCGGGGGGCGGAGTTGCCCATAGCCGCGGGAGCAGCAGCCAGCCAG
- the usp19 gene encoding ubiquitin carboxyl-terminal hydrolase 19 isoform X1 — translation MASSSEVSGRRRAPRGTEDSASKKKQKDKANQESKEAKRTASDEAKKDMFFDWKQNANEVIVKLRSGDGITKVEDVSADFSDTACQVNFPDGRQWSCHLHAEIESSCSKVQYKEKGSYLQLVMQKKIPFNSWPSLMRNKKDNEPMKIKSGNSKDQELRKPMPVEEVAQLDKGPGQPSAVPEPKRGKLDRNLKRAKNKPSEKTEPGMKGAGLTASLGKVEVPIEPSAKRTSRATRTSKDTGLGLPREAATKTLAGTSPDILPNPGTSKGHDRQPSKPSGGQRGPSPQVVALEDRKPGSKTQVVVVEEPGRQVPLTQASPRVPDHKETEANLPPSVENGHQKEPSQGMLKPSTHGERPPDPVPTEVEMTSSSDGLEEGKPVAAQPEVTTYMEDKDSCRTDMEEKTDVSKEESLDREQNFAPEPMVNLTFVKSDSYEKGNDLMVVNVYLKAICRETAKVLFREQDFTLIFQTSDPNFLRLHSDCGPNTVFKWQVKLRNLIDPDQSTYAFTPLRIDITLKKRHSQRWGGLEAPAPQGAVGGAKVAVPSAPASLDKSQPGGSQHPLPAKEEPRAVENDKPVRTEDGGLDAVTTRTVVEHVPIKQEPLVATPKPMCMVPPMTHAPPMNSERAEEEEEKKVCLPGFTGLVNLGNTCFMNSVIQSLSNTRELRDYFHDRAFEAEINCSNPLGTGGRLAIGFAVLLRALWKGTHHAFQPSKLKAIVASKASQFTGYAQHDAQEFMAFLLDGLHEDLNRIQNKPYTETVDSDGRQDEVVAEEAWQRHKLRNDSFIVDLFQGQYKSKLVCPICSKVSITFDPFLYLPVPLPQKQKILTVFYFAKEPHKTPIKFLVSVSKENSSTAEVLESISRSVRVKQENLRLAEVCKNRFSRIFHPSFSLDTVSPSDMLLCFEVLSKELVKERVLILRVQQRPQVPSLPISKCAACQKPPQGEDEKLRRCTRCYRVGYCNQICQKNHWPVHKTLCRPNVENVGLPFLVSIPESRLTYSRLSQLLQGYSRYSVDVFQPPYQSGRVSPEAGQYCVDLPSVASEVSDGVAQEADTGSSSTRDSEELESPGLTSSTAAEAQQAAGNLHSSSTFYSHTVDSGFSESLLDSHGSLAEKETSCEKALKPEAVVTGYQQPSPESTSGPTSQFYISLLDASNKEHKLEDRGDGVLDLLEDSTLELVWKNNERLKEYVLVKSKELEYVEDAGSASETARAGHFTLEQCLNLFTRPEVLAPEEAWYCPKCQQHREASKQLMLWRLPNVLIIQLKRFSFRSFIWRDKINDMVDFPVRNLDLSKFCIGQKDDRQHPPIYDLYAVINHYGGMIGGHYTAYARLPSDKNSQRSDVGWRLFDDSTVTTVEESQVVTRYAYVLFYRRRNSPVERPARLASPRGAELPIAAGAAASQASLIWQELEEDAEGEEVAWPSLSRHRLRRRRLEGQRQHQERLSDFSDDDCVRYFVLGTLAALLAAVLNVIYPLVVRGSWGL, via the exons ATGGCCAGTAGTTCCGAGGTGTCGGGCCGACGGAGAGCCCCGCGCGGGACTGAGGACAGTGCCagcaagaagaagcagaagGACAAGGCTAACCAGGAGAGCAAGGAGGCCAAGCGCACTGCCAGTGATGAGGCAAAGAAAG ACATGTTCTTTGACTGGAAGCAGAATGCCAACGAGGTGATTGTGAAGCTGCGCTCGGGTGACGGGATCACAAAGGTGGAGGATGTCAGCGCAGACTTCTCAGACACCGCCTGTCAGGTTAATTTCCCAG ATGGGCGTCAGTGGAGCTGCCACCTGCATGCAGAGATCGAGAGTTCCTGCAGCAAGGTACAGTACAAGGAGAAGGGCAGTTACCTGCAGCTGGTCATGCAGAAGAAGATCCCCTTTAACTCTTGGCCTTCACTCATG CGAAACAAAAAGGACAACGAGCCCATGAAAATCAAGTCGGGCAACAGTAAAGACCAGGAGTTGAGGAAGCCCATGCCAGTGGAGGAGGTCGCCCAGTTGGACAAAGGCCCTGGGCAGCCATCTGCGGTACCCGAGCCCAAAAGAGGCAAGTTGGACCGCAACCTGAAGCGCGCCAAGAACAAGCCATCTGAGAAGACCGAACCTGGGATGAAGGGCGCTGGGTTGACCGCCTCCCTGGGCAAGGTGGAAGTCCCCATTGAACCCAGTGCcaagcggacaagccgggccaCCAGAACCTCCAAAGACACTGGGCTTGGTCTCCCTAGAGAGGCTGCGACAAAGACCTTGGCCGGTACCAGTCCCGACATCCTGCCAAACCCAGGCACTTCTAAGGGCCATGACCGGCAGCCAAGTAAGCCAAGCGGAGGCCAGAGAGGTCCATCTCCACAGGTGGTAGCACTGGAGGACCGAAAGCCAGGCAGCAAAACTCAG GTGGTGGTTGTGGAGGAGCCAGGCAGACAGGTTCCCCTGACACAGGCTAGCCCCAGGGTCCCAGATCATAAAGAAACGGAAGCGAACCTTCCACCCTCTGTGGAGAACGGCCACCAGAAGGAGCCCTCTCAAGGGATGCTGAAGCCAAGCACACATGGGGAGCGGCCCCCAGACCCTGTACCTACAGAGGTGGAGATGACTTCATCATCCGACGGTCTTGAGGAGGGGAAGCCCGTGGCAGCACAGCCTGAGGTGACCACCTACATGGAGGACAAGGATTCCTGCCGGACAGACATGGAGGAGAAGACGGACGTATCCAAAGAAGAATCCCTGGACAGGGAGCAAAATTTTG CTCCAGAACCCATGGTGAACTTGACATTCGTGAAGAGTGATTCCTACGAGAAGGGGAACGACCTCATGGTAGTGAATGTGTACTTGAAGGCCATTTGCAGAGAGACGGCCAAGGTGCTATTCCGAGAGCAGGACTTCACGCTCATCTTCCAGACCAG tgATCCAAACTTTTTGCGCCTTCACTCGGACTGTGGACCAAACACTGTCTTTAAGTGGCAGGTGAAACTCAGGAACCTCATCGACCCTGACCAGTCTACCTATGCCTTCACGCCGTTGCGCATCGACATCACGCTAAAGAAGAGGCACAGTCAGCGCTGGGGGGGCCTAGAGGCCCCAGCCCCACAAG GTGCAGTGGGTGGCGCCAAGGTCGCTGTGCCCTCTGCGCCCGCTTCTCTCGATAAGAGCCAGCCTGGGGGCAGCCAGCACCCCCTCCCCGCCAAGGAAGAGCCCCGGGCCGTGGAGAATGACAAGCCCGTCCGTACCGAAGATGGGGGACTGGACGCCGTGACCACTCGCACGGTCGTCGAGCATGTCCCCATCAAGCAGGAGCCCCTAGTGGCCACG CCAAAACCGATGTGCATGGTGCCGCCCATGACGCACGCGCCGCCCATGAACAGCGAGCgcgcggaggaggaggaggagaagaaggtGTGCCTGCCGGGATTCACAGGGCTGGTTAACCTCGGCAACACGTGCTTCATGAACAGCGTCATCCAGTCGCTGTCCAACACACGGGAGCTGCGGGACTACTTCCACG ATCGCGCCTTCGAAGCCGAGATCAACTGCAGTAACCCGCTGGGTACAGGTGGCCGTCTGGCCATCGGCTTCGCCGTGCTCCTGCGAGCCCTCTGGAAGGGCACCCATCATGCCTTCCAGCCTTCCAAGCTCAAG GCCATCGTGGCCAGCAAGGCCAGTCAGTTCACTGGGTACGCCCAGCATGACGCTCAGGAGTTCATGGCGTTCCTGCTGGACGGGCTTCATGAGGACCTGAACCGCATCCAGAACAAGCCTTACACCGAGACCGTGGACTCAGACGGGCGGCAGGACGAG GTTGTGGCTGAGGAGGCCTGGCAGAGGCACAAGCTGAGGAATGACTCCTTCATTGTGGACCTTTTCCAAGGCCAGTACAAGTCCAAGCTGGTCTGTCCCATCTGCTCCAAG GTGTCCATAACATTTGACCCCTTCCTGTACCTGCCAGTCCCTCTACCTCAAAAGCAGAAAATCCTGACAGTCTTTTACTTTGCCAAGGAACCTCACAAGACACCCATCAAG TTCTTGGTAAGTGTCAGCAAAGAGAATTCCAGCACAGCGGAGGTGTTGGAGTCCATATCCAGAAGCGTTCGGGTCAAGCAGGAGAATCTGCGCTTGGCAGAG GTCTGCAAGAATCGTTTCAGTCGGATCTTCCACCCGTCCTTCTCCCTGGATACGGTCTCTCCCTCGGACATGCTCCTGTGCTTTGAGGTGCTTTCGAAAGAGCTGGTCAAGGAGCGGGTCCTTATCCTGCGGGTACAGCAG AGACCGCAGGTCCCTAGCCTCCCCATCAGCAAGTGTGCCGCCTGCCAGAAGCCCCCACAGGGCGAGGATGAGAAGCTGCGACGTTGCACGCGATGCTACCGCGTGGGCTACTGCAACCA AATATGTCAGAAGAATCACTGGCCTGTGCATAAGACCCTCTGTCGCCCAAATGTGGAGAACGTGGGCCTCCCCTTCCTAGTCAGCATCCCTGAGTCCCGGCTGACCTACTCTCGTCTCAGCCAGCTCCTGCAGGGCTACTCCAG GTACTCCGTAGATGTGTTCCAGCCTCCATACCAGTCTGGCCGAGTGTCCCCAGAGGCTGGCCAGTACTGCGTGGATCTGCCCTCTGTGGCATCAGAGGTCTCGGATGGTGTGGCTCAGGAGGCGGACACTGGGTCTAGCAGCACCAGGGACTCGGAGGAGCTGGAGAGCCCTGGCCTGACTTCTAGCACAGCCGCTGAGGCACAGCAGGCTGCAGGAAATCTGCACTCTTCCTCCACCTTTTATTCTCATACTGTGGACTCGGGTTTCTCAGAGAGCCTGCTGGACTCCCACGGTTCCCTGGCAGAGAAGGAGACGTCATGCGAGAAGGCTCTTAAACCAGAAG CTGTGGTGACAGGATACCAGCAGCCCAGCCCTGAGTCGACAtctggtcccacctcccagtTCTACATCTCCCTTCTGGACGCCTCCAACAAGGAGCACAAGCTGGAGGACAGGG GTGATGGGGTCCTAGATCTTTTAGAGGACTCCACCCTGGAGCTGGTTTGGAAGAACAACGAGCGGCTGAAGGAATACGTGCTGGTGAAGTCTAAGGAGCTGGAGTACGTGGAGGACGCTGGGTCCGCTAGCGAGACTGCGCGGGCAGGCCATTTCACCCTGGAGCAGTGCCTGAACCTCTTCACCAGACCGGAGGTGCTCGCCCCGGAGGAGGCATG GTACTGTCCCAAGTGTCAGCAGCACAGGGAGGCCTCCAAGCAGCTGATGCTGTGGCGCCTACCCAATGTGCTCATCATCCAGCTCAAGCGCTTCTCCTTCCGCAGCTTCATCTGGAGGGACAAAATCAATGACATGGTGGATTTCCCCGTCAG GAACTTGGACCTCAGCAAATTCTGCATCGGGCAGAAGGATGACAGGCAACACCCACCCATCTATGACCTGTATGCTGTCATCAATCATTACGGGGGCATGATTGGGGGGCATTATACCGCCTACGCCCGGCTACCCAGCGACAAGAACAGCCAGCGCAGTGACGTGG GTTGGCGGCTCTTCGATGACAGCACTGTGACCAcggtggaggagagccaggtGGTGACACGCTACGCTTATGTGCTCTTCTACCGCCGGCGCAACTCTCCTGTGGAGCGGCCCGCGCGCCTGGCCAGCCCCCGGGGGGCGGAGTTGCCCATAGCCGCGGGAGCAGCAGCCAGCCAG